One Ketobacter sp. MCCC 1A13808 genomic window carries:
- a CDS encoding arginase family protein: MNFNLIYSQGRVGDKTEHTIRGAALTAQELEYMQGSKGVCVGKWHPPASDDWSTCLPQAQETLVSLKKAVSISIKSDRLTILASNTCSASLATLPVVVEQYPEVIILWFDAHGDFNTPETTTTGYLGGMVLAAACGLWDSGHGSGVRPEQVVLVGAHDIDPPERDLLHNAGVRVIPPKEVTPNSVLNAIGDAKVWIHIDWDVLEPGHIPADYEVAGGLVPKQIQAVLSSIPSDRILGIELAEFKAPLESKDIDSAINNIRLIVDPVIA; the protein is encoded by the coding sequence ATGAATTTCAATTTAATTTATTCGCAAGGGCGTGTCGGAGATAAAACAGAACACACCATAAGAGGTGCGGCTTTGACTGCACAGGAATTAGAATATATGCAGGGAAGCAAGGGTGTATGCGTTGGAAAGTGGCATCCGCCTGCCAGTGACGACTGGAGTACCTGCCTTCCTCAAGCACAGGAAACCTTAGTTTCATTGAAAAAAGCAGTATCTATAAGCATCAAGAGCGACAGACTTACGATACTGGCGTCAAATACCTGCTCGGCCAGTTTGGCAACACTGCCAGTAGTTGTGGAACAATACCCTGAGGTGATAATTCTTTGGTTTGATGCCCATGGTGATTTCAATACACCAGAAACTACTACTACAGGATATTTAGGCGGTATGGTTCTGGCTGCTGCCTGTGGTCTCTGGGATAGTGGTCATGGATCTGGGGTCCGTCCAGAACAAGTCGTGTTGGTCGGTGCGCATGATATAGATCCGCCTGAGCGCGACCTCCTACACAATGCTGGTGTTAGGGTCATTCCACCAAAGGAAGTCACACCAAATTCCGTTCTGAATGCCATAGGTGATGCGAAGGTATGGATACATATCGATTGGGATGTATTGGAGCCTGGACATATACCTGCGGACTATGAGGTCGCTGGGGGGTTGGTACCAAAGCAAATTCAAGCGGTGTTATCTTCCATCCCATCTGATCGTATTCTGGGCATTGAGTTGGCAGAATTTAAAGCACCTCTTGAGAGCAAAGACATAGATTCAGCCATTAACAATATCCGTTTAATTGTAGATCCTGTGATTGCATAA
- a CDS encoding YqcI/YcgG family protein has product MDDEVTIEAKERDRAIIPGKCYLFDETRLSCPDDLPWAREALQDFSEIMSDDDFPCLFGRKAWNNASIWFLFCERRESWTFIDFFNGLNEYTDFLKTTATDQRIYSPLIVFFSQDFNNKEFRHQSIGWEALNWAHRFDFAPWPHNIPLDPDHENWSFCFNGVQIFINMSSHDHTVLRSRNLGKYLTFVINARENFDAVASINTKSGRLIRERIRSRIYKYNAGVVPQELGFYGDPSNQEWRQYQLTEEGLASPDRCPFQPRKEIQPYENDKTE; this is encoded by the coding sequence ATGGACGATGAAGTTACAATAGAGGCTAAGGAAAGGGATAGAGCTATTATCCCCGGGAAATGCTATCTTTTCGATGAGACACGACTGTCGTGCCCAGACGATTTGCCATGGGCTAGAGAAGCGTTACAGGATTTCTCAGAAATTATGAGTGATGACGATTTTCCATGTTTATTTGGACGAAAAGCTTGGAACAACGCGTCAATATGGTTTCTTTTTTGCGAGAGGCGAGAATCCTGGACATTCATTGATTTTTTCAATGGTTTGAATGAATACACGGATTTTTTGAAAACAACCGCCACGGATCAGCGTATCTATTCGCCTCTGATTGTGTTCTTCAGCCAGGACTTCAATAATAAAGAGTTTCGACATCAATCAATTGGGTGGGAGGCTCTCAACTGGGCTCACAGGTTCGATTTTGCACCTTGGCCGCACAATATTCCTTTAGACCCAGATCATGAAAATTGGAGTTTCTGCTTCAATGGGGTTCAGATCTTTATCAATATGAGTTCGCATGACCACACTGTTCTACGCAGTCGAAATCTTGGTAAATACCTGACATTTGTAATAAATGCCAGGGAAAACTTTGACGCTGTTGCGAGCATCAATACCAAAAGCGGTCGTCTTATCCGAGAACGAATTAGATCTAGGATTTACAAATATAATGCAGGCGTTGTACCACAAGAATTGGGGTTCTATGGAGACCCCAGTAACCAGGAGTGGAGGCAGTACCAGCTTACTGAGGAAGGACTGGCCAGTCCTGATCGCTGTCCGTTTCAACCAAGGAAGGAAATCCAGCCATATGAAAATGATAAAACGGAATAG